A stretch of Brienomyrus brachyistius isolate T26 unplaced genomic scaffold, BBRACH_0.4 scaffold86, whole genome shotgun sequence DNA encodes these proteins:
- the LOC125727119 gene encoding fidgetin-like protein 1 isoform X3, with protein MSEARLSEWQKRTFDISSGTCTPEQKADAYRAHILDVQYAWATSLLSASATAHLLRKYTEHYSAVLDSDDPRTGLNNYADSVLHLARGHRNDSTQWQSALTPESVLALPCVRHIVRGETGAVSALVPREDVDVVVGGGFRGDSDQGCSLKLAPCNEDVFSKTEAIGARSNVLRDGAGKASGHGALLPSSSFGSCSTAQPTMNPLFSSSANMTCQPAPSHRSVSFPSNPSKRKACNNSQSCHVASEARGGSSVAGKRGEDGRASSFRSAKEQLVVEQQKKHGQQPQRAQPAGLSGGMKKSLGANRSRGAFSKFVSPMPRQEEGEGAGASGSVQESQPVDERLKNFEPKIIELIMSEIMDHGPPISWDEIAGLEFAKATIKEIVVWPMLRPDIFTGLRGPPKGILLFGPPGTGKTLIGKCIACQSGATFFSISASSLTSKWVGEGEKMVRALFAIARCHQPAVIFIDEIDSLLSQRTDGEHDSSRRIKTEFLVQLDGAATSADDRILVVGATNRPQEIDEAARRRLAKRLYIPLPEAAARRQIIASLMACEKCHLKSEELECVVASSQGFSGADMTQLCREAALGPIRSIQVDDIASITPDQVRPIVHADFQEALKTVRPSVSSKDLELYVEWNRTFGCGR; from the coding sequence ATGAGTGAGGCACGCCTGAGCGAGTGGCAGAAGAGGACCTTTGACATTTCATCTGGCACCTGCACACCTGAACAAAAGGCAGATGCGTACCGGGCACACATCCTGGACGTGCAGTATGCATGGGCGACTTCTCTGCTGTCAGCTTCAGCTACAGCCCATCTACTCAGGAAATACACTGAGCACTACTCCGCAGTGCTGGACTCCGATGACCCACGCACAGGCCTGAACAACTATGCCGACAGTGTACTGCACCTGGCTCGTGGACACAGAAACGACAGCACGCAGTGGCAGTCGGCCTTGACACCAGAAAGTGTCCTGGCTTTGCCGTGTGTGCGGCACATTGTCCGTGGCGAAACTGGGGCTGTGAGTGCCCTCGTACCACGAGAAGATGTGGATGTTGTAGTTGGTGGGGGGTTTCGTGGTGATAGTGATCAAGGCTGCTCTCTGAAGCTGGCACCCTGCAATGAGGATGTGTTTTCAAAAACCGAGGCTATTGGGGCTCGCAGTAATGTTCTGAGAGATGGGGCAGGAAAAGCGAGTGGCCATGGAGCATTGCTTCCATCTTCTTCCTTTGGATCTTGCAGCACAGCTCAACCCACCATGAACCCGCTATTTAGCAGCAGTGCTAACATGACCTGTCAGCCTGCCCCTAGCCATCGGTCCGTTTCCTTCCCCTCGAACCCTTCGAAGCGGAAGGCCTGCAATAACTCACAGTCTTGCCATGTGGCTTCTGAAGCACGTGGTGGCTCCAGTGTTGCAGGAAAGAGAGGGGAGGATGGCCGAGCCAGCAGCTTCAGGTCAGCCAAGGAGCAGCTGGTAGTAGAGCAGCAGAAGAAACACGGTCAGCAACCACAGCGAGCCCAGCCAGCTGGCCTGTCTGGTGGGATGAAGAAGTCCCTGGGTGCCAACAGATCCCGAGGTGCCTTCTCCAAATTCGTGTCCCCTATGCCCAGGCAGGAGGAGGGTGAGGGGGCAGGTGCCAGTGGGTCAGTCCAGGAGTCTCAGCCTGTTGATGAACGACTAAAGAACTTTGAACCCAAGATCATTGAGCTGATCATGAGTGAGATCATGGATCATGGCCCACCGATCTCTTGGGATGAAATTGCTGGACTGGAGTTTGCAAAGGCAACGATCAAGGAGATTGTAGTGTGGCCCATGCTGCGACCCGACATCTTCACTGGGCTTCGCGGTCCCCCCAAAGGAATCCTGCTTTTCGGCCCTCCTGGTACTGGAAAGACACTGATAGGCAAATGCATTGCATGTCAGTCTGGGGCCACCTTCTTCAGTATTAGTGCCTCATCCCTGACTTCTAAGTGGGTTGGAGAAGGTGAGAAGATGGTCCGGGCCCTTTTCGCAATTGCCCGCTGCCACCAACCAGCCGTTATCTTCATTGACGAAATTGACTCACTGCTTTCCCAACGGACAGATGGTGAGCATGACTCTTCACGGCGCATCAAGACTGAGTTTTTGGTCCAGTTGGATGGGGCAGCCACCTCAGCTGATGACCGGATCCTGGTGGTTGGGGCCACCAACCGACCACAGGAGATAGACGAGGCAGCCCGGCGAAGGCTAGCTAAGCGCCTGTACATTCCCCTGCCTGAGGCTGCAGCCCGTCGCCAAATCATAGCCAGCCTAATGGCCTGTGAGAAATGCCATTTGAAGTCAGAGGAGCTGGAGTGTGTTGTGGCCAGCTCCCAAGGGTTCTCTGGTGCCGATATGACCCAGCTTTGCCGAGAGGCAGCGCTAGGCCCTATTCGCAGCATCCAGGTAGATGACATTGCCAGTATCACACCTGATCAAGTGCGTCCCATCGTTCATGCTGATTTCCAGGAGGCCCTGAAGACTGTGCGCCCCAGTGTGTCCTCCAAAGACTTGGAGCTCTACGTGGAGTGGAACAGGACCTTTGGCTGTGGCCGCTGA
- the LOC125727119 gene encoding fidgetin-like protein 1 isoform X2, translating to MSCFGFDMSEARLSEWQKRTFDISSGTCTPEQKADAYRAHILDVQYAWATSLLSASATAHLLRKYTEHYSAVLDSDDPRTGLNNYADSVLHLARGHRNDSTQWQSALTPESVLALPCVRHIVRGETGAVSALVPREDVDVVVGGGFRGDSDQGCSLKLAPCNEDVFSKTEAIGARSNVLRDGAGKASGHGALLPSSSFGSCSTAQPTMNPLFSSSANMTCQPAPSHRSVSFPSNPSKRKACNNSQSCHVASEARGGSSVAGKRGEDGRASSFRSAKEQLVVEQQKKHGQQPQRAQPAGLSGGMKKSLGANRSRGAFSKFVSPMPRQEEGEGAGASGSVQESQPVDERLKNFEPKIIELIMSEIMDHGPPISWDEIAGLEFAKATIKEIVVWPMLRPDIFTGLRGPPKGILLFGPPGTGKTLIGKCIACQSGATFFSISASSLTSKWVGEGEKMVRALFAIARCHQPAVIFIDEIDSLLSQRTDGEHDSSRRIKTEFLVQLDGAATSADDRILVVGATNRPQEIDEAARRRLAKRLYIPLPEAAARRQIIASLMACEKCHLKSEELECVVASSQGFSGADMTQLCREAALGPIRSIQVDDIASITPDQVRPIVHADFQEALKTVRPSVSSKDLELYVEWNRTFGCGR from the exons ATGAGCTGTTTTG GCTTCGACATGAGTGAGGCACGCCTGAGCGAGTGGCAGAAGAGGACCTTTGACATTTCATCTGGCACCTGCACACCTGAACAAAAGGCAGATGCGTACCGGGCACACATCCTGGACGTGCAGTATGCATGGGCGACTTCTCTGCTGTCAGCTTCAGCTACAGCCCATCTACTCAGGAAATACACTGAGCACTACTCCGCAGTGCTGGACTCCGATGACCCACGCACAGGCCTGAACAACTATGCCGACAGTGTACTGCACCTGGCTCGTGGACACAGAAACGACAGCACGCAGTGGCAGTCGGCCTTGACACCAGAAAGTGTCCTGGCTTTGCCGTGTGTGCGGCACATTGTCCGTGGCGAAACTGGGGCTGTGAGTGCCCTCGTACCACGAGAAGATGTGGATGTTGTAGTTGGTGGGGGGTTTCGTGGTGATAGTGATCAAGGCTGCTCTCTGAAGCTGGCACCCTGCAATGAGGATGTGTTTTCAAAAACCGAGGCTATTGGGGCTCGCAGTAATGTTCTGAGAGATGGGGCAGGAAAAGCGAGTGGCCATGGAGCATTGCTTCCATCTTCTTCCTTTGGATCTTGCAGCACAGCTCAACCCACCATGAACCCGCTATTTAGCAGCAGTGCTAACATGACCTGTCAGCCTGCCCCTAGCCATCGGTCCGTTTCCTTCCCCTCGAACCCTTCGAAGCGGAAGGCCTGCAATAACTCACAGTCTTGCCATGTGGCTTCTGAAGCACGTGGTGGCTCCAGTGTTGCAGGAAAGAGAGGGGAGGATGGCCGAGCCAGCAGCTTCAGGTCAGCCAAGGAGCAGCTGGTAGTAGAGCAGCAGAAGAAACACGGTCAGCAACCACAGCGAGCCCAGCCAGCTGGCCTGTCTGGTGGGATGAAGAAGTCCCTGGGTGCCAACAGATCCCGAGGTGCCTTCTCCAAATTCGTGTCCCCTATGCCCAGGCAGGAGGAGGGTGAGGGGGCAGGTGCCAGTGGGTCAGTCCAGGAGTCTCAGCCTGTTGATGAACGACTAAAGAACTTTGAACCCAAGATCATTGAGCTGATCATGAGTGAGATCATGGATCATGGCCCACCGATCTCTTGGGATGAAATTGCTGGACTGGAGTTTGCAAAGGCAACGATCAAGGAGATTGTAGTGTGGCCCATGCTGCGACCCGACATCTTCACTGGGCTTCGCGGTCCCCCCAAAGGAATCCTGCTTTTCGGCCCTCCTGGTACTGGAAAGACACTGATAGGCAAATGCATTGCATGTCAGTCTGGGGCCACCTTCTTCAGTATTAGTGCCTCATCCCTGACTTCTAAGTGGGTTGGAGAAGGTGAGAAGATGGTCCGGGCCCTTTTCGCAATTGCCCGCTGCCACCAACCAGCCGTTATCTTCATTGACGAAATTGACTCACTGCTTTCCCAACGGACAGATGGTGAGCATGACTCTTCACGGCGCATCAAGACTGAGTTTTTGGTCCAGTTGGATGGGGCAGCCACCTCAGCTGATGACCGGATCCTGGTGGTTGGGGCCACCAACCGACCACAGGAGATAGACGAGGCAGCCCGGCGAAGGCTAGCTAAGCGCCTGTACATTCCCCTGCCTGAGGCTGCAGCCCGTCGCCAAATCATAGCCAGCCTAATGGCCTGTGAGAAATGCCATTTGAAGTCAGAGGAGCTGGAGTGTGTTGTGGCCAGCTCCCAAGGGTTCTCTGGTGCCGATATGACCCAGCTTTGCCGAGAGGCAGCGCTAGGCCCTATTCGCAGCATCCAGGTAGATGACATTGCCAGTATCACACCTGATCAAGTGCGTCCCATCGTTCATGCTGATTTCCAGGAGGCCCTGAAGACTGTGCGCCCCAGTGTGTCCTCCAAAGACTTGGAGCTCTACGTGGAGTGGAACAGGACCTTTGGCTGTGGCCGCTGA
- the LOC125727119 gene encoding fidgetin-like protein 1 isoform X1 has translation MSLTSDFVSLLEQLEGFDMSEARLSEWQKRTFDISSGTCTPEQKADAYRAHILDVQYAWATSLLSASATAHLLRKYTEHYSAVLDSDDPRTGLNNYADSVLHLARGHRNDSTQWQSALTPESVLALPCVRHIVRGETGAVSALVPREDVDVVVGGGFRGDSDQGCSLKLAPCNEDVFSKTEAIGARSNVLRDGAGKASGHGALLPSSSFGSCSTAQPTMNPLFSSSANMTCQPAPSHRSVSFPSNPSKRKACNNSQSCHVASEARGGSSVAGKRGEDGRASSFRSAKEQLVVEQQKKHGQQPQRAQPAGLSGGMKKSLGANRSRGAFSKFVSPMPRQEEGEGAGASGSVQESQPVDERLKNFEPKIIELIMSEIMDHGPPISWDEIAGLEFAKATIKEIVVWPMLRPDIFTGLRGPPKGILLFGPPGTGKTLIGKCIACQSGATFFSISASSLTSKWVGEGEKMVRALFAIARCHQPAVIFIDEIDSLLSQRTDGEHDSSRRIKTEFLVQLDGAATSADDRILVVGATNRPQEIDEAARRRLAKRLYIPLPEAAARRQIIASLMACEKCHLKSEELECVVASSQGFSGADMTQLCREAALGPIRSIQVDDIASITPDQVRPIVHADFQEALKTVRPSVSSKDLELYVEWNRTFGCGR, from the exons ATGTCGCTGACCAGTGACTTTGTTTCGTTGCTAGAACAGCTAGAAG GCTTCGACATGAGTGAGGCACGCCTGAGCGAGTGGCAGAAGAGGACCTTTGACATTTCATCTGGCACCTGCACACCTGAACAAAAGGCAGATGCGTACCGGGCACACATCCTGGACGTGCAGTATGCATGGGCGACTTCTCTGCTGTCAGCTTCAGCTACAGCCCATCTACTCAGGAAATACACTGAGCACTACTCCGCAGTGCTGGACTCCGATGACCCACGCACAGGCCTGAACAACTATGCCGACAGTGTACTGCACCTGGCTCGTGGACACAGAAACGACAGCACGCAGTGGCAGTCGGCCTTGACACCAGAAAGTGTCCTGGCTTTGCCGTGTGTGCGGCACATTGTCCGTGGCGAAACTGGGGCTGTGAGTGCCCTCGTACCACGAGAAGATGTGGATGTTGTAGTTGGTGGGGGGTTTCGTGGTGATAGTGATCAAGGCTGCTCTCTGAAGCTGGCACCCTGCAATGAGGATGTGTTTTCAAAAACCGAGGCTATTGGGGCTCGCAGTAATGTTCTGAGAGATGGGGCAGGAAAAGCGAGTGGCCATGGAGCATTGCTTCCATCTTCTTCCTTTGGATCTTGCAGCACAGCTCAACCCACCATGAACCCGCTATTTAGCAGCAGTGCTAACATGACCTGTCAGCCTGCCCCTAGCCATCGGTCCGTTTCCTTCCCCTCGAACCCTTCGAAGCGGAAGGCCTGCAATAACTCACAGTCTTGCCATGTGGCTTCTGAAGCACGTGGTGGCTCCAGTGTTGCAGGAAAGAGAGGGGAGGATGGCCGAGCCAGCAGCTTCAGGTCAGCCAAGGAGCAGCTGGTAGTAGAGCAGCAGAAGAAACACGGTCAGCAACCACAGCGAGCCCAGCCAGCTGGCCTGTCTGGTGGGATGAAGAAGTCCCTGGGTGCCAACAGATCCCGAGGTGCCTTCTCCAAATTCGTGTCCCCTATGCCCAGGCAGGAGGAGGGTGAGGGGGCAGGTGCCAGTGGGTCAGTCCAGGAGTCTCAGCCTGTTGATGAACGACTAAAGAACTTTGAACCCAAGATCATTGAGCTGATCATGAGTGAGATCATGGATCATGGCCCACCGATCTCTTGGGATGAAATTGCTGGACTGGAGTTTGCAAAGGCAACGATCAAGGAGATTGTAGTGTGGCCCATGCTGCGACCCGACATCTTCACTGGGCTTCGCGGTCCCCCCAAAGGAATCCTGCTTTTCGGCCCTCCTGGTACTGGAAAGACACTGATAGGCAAATGCATTGCATGTCAGTCTGGGGCCACCTTCTTCAGTATTAGTGCCTCATCCCTGACTTCTAAGTGGGTTGGAGAAGGTGAGAAGATGGTCCGGGCCCTTTTCGCAATTGCCCGCTGCCACCAACCAGCCGTTATCTTCATTGACGAAATTGACTCACTGCTTTCCCAACGGACAGATGGTGAGCATGACTCTTCACGGCGCATCAAGACTGAGTTTTTGGTCCAGTTGGATGGGGCAGCCACCTCAGCTGATGACCGGATCCTGGTGGTTGGGGCCACCAACCGACCACAGGAGATAGACGAGGCAGCCCGGCGAAGGCTAGCTAAGCGCCTGTACATTCCCCTGCCTGAGGCTGCAGCCCGTCGCCAAATCATAGCCAGCCTAATGGCCTGTGAGAAATGCCATTTGAAGTCAGAGGAGCTGGAGTGTGTTGTGGCCAGCTCCCAAGGGTTCTCTGGTGCCGATATGACCCAGCTTTGCCGAGAGGCAGCGCTAGGCCCTATTCGCAGCATCCAGGTAGATGACATTGCCAGTATCACACCTGATCAAGTGCGTCCCATCGTTCATGCTGATTTCCAGGAGGCCCTGAAGACTGTGCGCCCCAGTGTGTCCTCCAAAGACTTGGAGCTCTACGTGGAGTGGAACAGGACCTTTGGCTGTGGCCGCTGA